The Primulina huaijiensis isolate GDHJ02 chromosome 17, ASM1229523v2, whole genome shotgun sequence genome window below encodes:
- the LOC140962247 gene encoding proteasome subunit beta type-6-like, giving the protein MDLDAPHSMGTTIIGVTYNGGVVLGADSRTSTGMYVANRASDKITQLTDNVYLCRSGSAADSQIVSDYVCHFLHQHTIQLGQPSTVKVAANLIRLFSYNNKDMLQTGLIVGGWDKYEGGKIYGVPLGGTILDLPFTIGGSGSSYLYGFFDQAWKAGMTQSEAEQLVVKAVSLAIARDGASGGVVRTVTINSDGVTRKFFPGDELPLWHEELEAHDSLLDILSSASPDPMVG; this is encoded by the exons ATGGATCTCGACGCTCCTCACTCGATGGGAACTACGATCATCGGCGTCACCTACAACGGCGGCGTTGTTCTTGGCGCCGACTCACGCACAAGCACTG GAATGTATGTGGCAAACAGGGCATCTGATAAGATCACTCAGTTGACAGACAATGTCTACCTTTGCCGCTCTGGATCG GCGGCCGATTCTCAGATTGTTTCTGATTATGTTTGTCACTTTCTCCATCAGCACAC GATACAACTTGGACAGCCTTCAACTGTAAAAGTTGCTGCGAATCTTATCAGATTGTTTTCTTACAATAATAAG GACATGCTTCAAACTGGCCTTATTGTTGGAGGCTGGGATAAGTATGAAGGGGGAAAAATATATGGAGTACCTCTAGGAGGAACAATTTTAGATCTCCCTTTCACTATTGGAG GATCCGGCTCCTCATATTTGTATGGTTTCTTTGACCAAGCATGGAAGGCAGGGATGACTCAGAGCGAGGCTGAG CAACTTGTCGTCAAGGCAGTGTCTCTGGCCATTGCTCGTGATGGTGCTAGCGGTGGTGTTGTTCGCACAGTGACC ATCAACTCTGATGGGGTAACTCGGAAGTTCTTCCCAGGTGACGAACTCCCTCTCTGGCACGAAGAATTGGAAGCCCACGATTCATTGTTGGATATTTTGTCGTCTGCGAGTCCTGATCCGATGGTCGGTTGA